A single genomic interval of Paracoccus contaminans harbors:
- a CDS encoding lipocalin-like domain-containing protein gives MDRRAFLIAALAAARVRPAAAQGFAGLGTASDGYALPDPARPIAFPADHAPHPTFRIEWWYVTAPLSFTDGTPLGIQWTLFRSALAPRPAPGADAPPQAWMGHAAVTTAARHSVAERWARGGTGQAGATGSPFAAWIDEWAMTGDPASALRLTAGGSDFRYALDLTATGPLVRHGQDGYSVKSQAGQASHYYSQPFLRATGTVDLGQGAQPVTGQAWLDREWSSQPLAPDQSGWDWFSLFLDDGRRVMLFRLRGAEDYLSGTVIGPSGQTALAPEDIALRPLRRQGGVPVAWRVRVPAADLDLTVAALNPGAFMTTQVPYWEGPVGVEGSSGGRGYLEMTGYPSRG, from the coding sequence ATGGATAGGCGCGCCTTCCTGATCGCGGCGCTGGCCGCGGCGCGGGTGCGGCCCGCCGCGGCGCAGGGCTTCGCCGGCCTCGGCACGGCCTCGGACGGCTATGCGCTGCCCGACCCGGCGCGGCCGATCGCCTTCCCCGCCGACCACGCGCCCCACCCGACGTTCCGCATCGAGTGGTGGTATGTGACCGCGCCGCTGTCCTTTACCGACGGCACCCCCCTCGGCATCCAGTGGACGCTGTTCCGCTCGGCGCTTGCGCCGCGCCCGGCACCGGGGGCGGACGCGCCGCCGCAGGCGTGGATGGGCCACGCCGCCGTGACGACCGCCGCGCGGCACAGCGTGGCCGAGCGCTGGGCGCGGGGCGGCACCGGGCAGGCCGGGGCCACGGGCAGCCCCTTCGCCGCCTGGATCGACGAATGGGCGATGACGGGCGATCCCGCCAGCGCCCTGCGCCTGACCGCCGGGGGCAGCGATTTCCGCTATGCGCTGGACCTGACCGCCACCGGGCCGCTGGTGCGGCACGGGCAGGACGGCTACTCGGTCAAGTCGCAGGCCGGGCAGGCCAGCCATTACTATTCGCAGCCCTTCCTGAGGGCGACCGGCACGGTCGATCTGGGGCAGGGGGCGCAGCCGGTGACCGGGCAGGCCTGGCTCGACCGCGAATGGTCGAGCCAGCCGCTCGCCCCGGACCAGAGCGGGTGGGACTGGTTTTCGCTGTTCCTCGATGACGGGCGGCGCGTGATGCTGTTCCGCCTGCGCGGGGCCGAGGATTACCTCTCGGGCACGGTGATCGGGCCAAGCGGGCAGACGGCGCTGGCGCCCGAAGACATTGCGCTGCGCCCGCTGCGCCGGCAGGGCGGCGTGCCGGTGGCCTGGCGCGTGCGGGTGCCGGCGGCCGATCTCGACCTGACGGTCGCGGCGCTCAACCCCGGCGCGTTCATGACCACGCAGGTCCCCTACTGGGAAGGCCCGGTCGGCGTCGAGGGCAGTTCCGGCGGGCGCGGCTATCTGGAGATGACGGGCTACCCGTCCCGGGGCTGA